From Staphylothermus hellenicus DSM 12710, a single genomic window includes:
- a CDS encoding radical SAM protein, whose product MIGIVWGNRPLYFVNGAPLYGYIGFGVIDRGTNVLQVRPTTLCPLNCIFCSVDAGPHSRNRQAEFMVDPDSIYEATLEIARFKGGGVEALIDTVGDPLTYPYITYLVKKLKRNPYISSIALETHGALLSHRLIDELDEAGLDRINLSIDTLDNNKAKILQGTKWFNIDKVKKLAEYIVKETNIDLHVTPVWIPGINDDDVIEVVKWAYRIGAGKKWPPATIQRYNIHKYGRKVAGVKPLKWSVFWRKIREIEKTTGLRVSWEMHEWKMEKRKRYPCPYRKNNVAAVKIISPGLFRGEYIGVVAKKEWLITVYGGRKEIGHTYYVKIINDKDCLLIGKIMGEI is encoded by the coding sequence ATGATCGGAATAGTTTGGGGTAATAGACCATTATACTTTGTTAATGGAGCACCTCTATATGGATATATTGGTTTTGGAGTAATTGATAGAGGAACAAATGTTTTACAAGTTCGACCCACAACTCTGTGCCCATTAAACTGTATCTTCTGCAGTGTAGATGCTGGGCCGCATAGTAGGAATAGACAAGCGGAATTCATGGTTGATCCTGATTCCATATATGAAGCAACTCTTGAAATTGCTAGATTTAAAGGAGGCGGGGTAGAAGCATTAATTGATACTGTAGGAGATCCGTTGACATATCCTTATATAACCTATCTAGTTAAGAAACTGAAAAGAAACCCCTACATTTCAAGCATAGCCCTCGAAACACATGGAGCCCTCTTATCCCATAGACTCATAGATGAGTTAGATGAGGCCGGCCTAGACCGTATAAACCTAAGTATAGATACACTAGATAATAATAAAGCAAAAATATTGCAGGGAACGAAATGGTTCAATATTGATAAAGTTAAAAAGCTTGCAGAGTACATCGTTAAGGAAACAAATATAGATCTACATGTAACACCTGTGTGGATACCGGGTATTAACGATGACGATGTTATAGAAGTTGTTAAGTGGGCATATCGAATTGGTGCCGGCAAAAAATGGCCTCCAGCAACAATTCAGAGATACAATATACATAAGTATGGAAGAAAAGTTGCAGGAGTAAAACCTCTAAAATGGAGCGTGTTCTGGAGGAAAATTAGAGAAATAGAGAAAACTACCGGTCTCCGAGTATCTTGGGAAATGCATGAATGGAAAATGGAGAAGAGGAAACGTTACCCATGTCCTTATAGAAAAAACAATGTTGCTGCTGTAAAAATTATATCTCCAGGTCTTTTCAGGGGAGAATACATAGGTGTAGTAGCTAAGAAAGAATGGCTCATAACAGTCTACGGTGGAAGAAAAGAGATCGGTCACACATATTATGTTAAAATAATAAATGATAAGGATTGCTTACTAATAGGCAAGATTATGGGAGAAATATGA
- a CDS encoding metallophosphoesterase → MVMRPLFSGEDIDLHIVLGTPILYSRSYDMIIFSDVHLGFEESVARGLDYSSRRVSTRYTGMFIPKIQLRNTLKKLGFVFKYLKPKRVIINGDLKHAFDRLLRQEREEVKKLLNYLISNGVKEIIVVRGNHDNFLPIILREYGIELVREYELYFNNYKTLFIHGHLEKDISKYDLVVIGHEHPSLRCFNTYKFPAFLIVPTILGNRIVVLPAMSAYHPGTSISLDPENYLSPLIKKYGILNKARVIVWVEYETVEDIEFGIESTVSEDLVIIDNYQLDNRGISVIEFKDIETALLTCGL, encoded by the coding sequence ATGGTAATGAGGCCCTTATTTAGTGGAGAAGATATTGATCTCCATATTGTTTTAGGAACTCCTATTCTTTATTCCAGAAGTTATGACATGATTATTTTCTCAGATGTACATTTAGGTTTCGAGGAATCGGTGGCTAGGGGTTTAGATTATAGTAGTCGTAGAGTTTCAACACGATATACTGGAATGTTTATTCCGAAGATCCAGTTAAGAAATACATTGAAGAAATTAGGCTTTGTATTTAAATATTTGAAGCCCAAACGTGTAATAATAAATGGAGATCTCAAGCATGCATTCGATAGGCTTCTCCGACAGGAAAGAGAAGAAGTTAAGAAACTCCTTAATTATCTAATATCTAATGGTGTTAAGGAAATAATAGTTGTGAGAGGAAATCATGATAATTTCTTACCGATTATTTTAAGAGAGTATGGAATAGAATTAGTGAGAGAATACGAATTATATTTTAACAACTATAAAACACTCTTCATTCATGGACATTTAGAAAAAGATATATCCAAATACGATCTAGTAGTAATTGGCCATGAACATCCAAGTCTAAGATGTTTTAATACATATAAATTCCCGGCTTTCTTAATAGTACCTACTATACTTGGAAACAGAATAGTTGTGCTACCGGCAATGAGTGCTTATCATCCGGGAACATCTATTTCTCTTGACCCCGAAAACTATTTATCACCGCTAATTAAGAAATACGGCATCTTAAATAAGGCAAGAGTTATTGTTTGGGTGGAATATGAAACAGTTGAAGATATCGAGTTTGGTATTGAGAGTACTGTTTCGGAGGATCTAGTAATTATTGATAATTATCAATTAGATAATAGAGGAATTTCAGTTATAGAGTTTAAAGATATAGAAACTGCTCTATTAACGTGTGGATTATAA
- a CDS encoding M48 family metalloprotease, which translates to MIWWFYDPLVIIAMLLAYIIGFITLNIIASLIAPRVARKLSNKFSFYTSMYVAGAIVFIGGFTAIYILWLIIENLGYSILFTDLIIFVIIMNIVMYIISPIIINVSYGARHDPELQMLVDEAARRAGMKPPKAIVVNGPPNAFAYGNSLTGKYVAVTTGMLGIVDKNELLGVIGHELGHHKHRDNFIMLFMGIIPSIIYYLGLLFMRTGLAGGYGREREEGNPLLLLLIGIGAILLSLIIQVFILAFSRLREYYADAHGAYVAGNKEMQRALAKLHMYYSYNKEMREHIDSSKLRTLFIYALTEAVANPFYPYNYRRSISYGDVDKLIEKIKNLPVDPAREILSSHPPIPKRLRFLDNILLNNERIR; encoded by the coding sequence ATGATATGGTGGTTTTATGATCCCCTAGTTATCATCGCGATGCTCCTAGCATATATAATAGGATTTATAACGCTTAACATTATTGCTTCCTTAATTGCCCCTAGAGTTGCTAGAAAATTATCGAATAAGTTTTCATTTTATACATCAATGTATGTTGCGGGAGCGATAGTTTTCATAGGAGGATTTACAGCAATTTATATTCTATGGTTAATTATTGAAAACTTGGGATACAGTATATTATTCACAGACTTAATTATTTTCGTTATAATAATGAATATTGTAATGTATATTATTTCTCCAATAATCATCAATGTATCTTATGGAGCACGCCATGATCCAGAGCTACAAATGCTTGTCGACGAAGCTGCTAGGAGGGCGGGTATGAAGCCTCCTAAAGCCATCGTTGTTAATGGTCCTCCCAATGCTTTCGCATATGGTAACTCGTTAACCGGCAAATATGTCGCAGTAACCACGGGCATGTTAGGCATTGTTGATAAAAACGAGTTGTTAGGAGTAATAGGTCATGAGCTCGGACATCATAAACACAGAGATAACTTCATAATGTTGTTTATGGGGATTATTCCAAGCATAATATATTATCTAGGCCTACTATTTATGAGAACAGGTCTTGCAGGAGGATACGGTAGGGAGAGAGAAGAAGGGAATCCATTACTATTATTGCTTATAGGTATTGGAGCTATTCTATTAAGCTTAATAATACAAGTGTTCATTCTAGCTTTTAGTAGATTAAGAGAATACTATGCAGACGCTCATGGAGCATATGTTGCTGGAAACAAGGAGATGCAACGAGCATTAGCTAAGCTACACATGTATTATTCATATAACAAAGAAATGCGTGAACACATAGACTCTAGTAAGCTAAGGACACTCTTCATTTACGCATTAACAGAGGCAGTCGCAAATCCATTCTACCCATATAATTATAGAAGAAGTATAAGTTATGGAGATGTTGACAAATTAATAGAGAAAATAAAGAATTTACCAGTTGATCCAGCAAGAGAAATTCTCAGCAGCCATCCACCCATACCGAAAAGGTTGAGATTCCTTGACAACATATTGTTAAACAACGAAAGAATAAGATGA
- a CDS encoding TATA-box-binding protein: MVTDVKREIDLRPTTKIENIVATVIIDQSLDLNLIESRVPNVSYQPDQFPGLILRLEKPKTTALIFKSGKMVVTGAKSTQQLIDAVKKIIKLLRKYGIKIVSKPRIQIQNIVASGDINAYINLERAAYLLEDSMYEPEQFPGLIHRMREPRVVLLIFSSGKMVITGAKEESEVEMAVRNIAKKLLDLDCLLPKRSW, translated from the coding sequence TTGGTTACCGATGTGAAGAGGGAAATAGATTTAAGACCTACAACGAAGATCGAAAACATAGTTGCCACAGTCATTATTGATCAATCCCTTGATCTCAACCTTATCGAGAGCCGTGTCCCAAATGTTAGCTACCAACCTGATCAGTTTCCAGGTTTAATATTAAGACTGGAAAAACCAAAAACAACTGCATTAATATTTAAATCCGGCAAAATGGTTGTAACAGGCGCTAAAAGTACTCAGCAACTAATAGATGCTGTTAAGAAAATAATTAAGTTGCTGAGAAAATATGGTATTAAAATAGTTTCAAAGCCCCGTATACAGATCCAAAATATTGTAGCATCTGGAGATATTAATGCATATATTAATTTGGAGAGAGCAGCTTATTTATTAGAAGATAGCATGTATGAGCCTGAACAGTTTCCCGGACTTATTCATCGTATGAGGGAGCCACGGGTTGTCCTATTAATTTTCAGTAGTGGAAAAATGGTTATTACTGGTGCAAAGGAGGAAAGCGAAGTAGAAATGGCGGTTAGAAATATTGCTAAGAAACTACTAGATCTAGACTGTTTATTGCCGAAGAGAAGTTGGTGA
- a CDS encoding DUF2070 family protein, translated as MRIFKPNSELSKYYSFIFRLPGYYVVILLIISVNLLFFVHIGYNILIYIIYFILVFLTVSVYGLLSNSPYKRLKRSLFLALMTETYAFIIGFFDVGLGIVSSTVMIIIGLLGVDGTSIRKYILSIIPPLLVLLVFNMYNYILLLLVPILLDYIIYKIMSTHKIGRYPAPDIGSMFVRNILERKRDIEKVFEDLGEEEIVNPRIIYNDNELFMLYSDIHYGPFSNTGSSMLPTLLYEKLKNKYSSVVVLHGMGSHDRNISTFKETIRFIDYIIKNIDDTNSEHIKFHGYERISDGEWDLLLLVFNKLSMIFVSRSEGIDDLPYELQKEYELKAAQAGLGDLILIDCHNHELESKPNIDALRKLLDKAIDRISEIKADNNEKTLIYRAKTIKIRSPGVIGSNIILIQLGDKPEKLLSLIYISGNNMEPGLREKIRKVLSEKYGIDQKSIEVFTNDEHTETGIYASTIYIPVQYNDKLLTAILEGYKDLLGKEFKKDLKYKKLSIKTKLMKNTAWKLLELVHKPFKLSLILVWSYILLTPFVLFLIKELFII; from the coding sequence TTGAGAATATTTAAGCCAAATAGTGAACTATCAAAATATTATTCATTTATTTTTAGGTTGCCGGGTTATTATGTAGTCATATTATTAATTATATCAGTTAATCTTCTTTTCTTTGTTCATATTGGATATAATATACTTATTTATATCATATATTTTATTTTAGTGTTTCTAACAGTATCAGTTTATGGCTTACTTAGTAATTCACCATATAAACGTTTAAAGAGATCTTTATTCCTAGCATTAATGACTGAAACATATGCTTTTATAATAGGATTCTTTGATGTAGGATTAGGTATTGTTTCTTCAACTGTAATGATTATTATCGGCCTACTAGGTGTGGATGGAACAAGTATTAGAAAATATATATTATCAATAATACCTCCATTACTAGTTCTACTTGTTTTCAATATGTACAACTATATTCTGCTACTACTGGTTCCAATACTCCTAGATTATATTATTTATAAAATAATGTCTACTCATAAGATAGGTAGATATCCTGCTCCAGATATTGGCTCAATGTTTGTAAGGAACATACTTGAAAGAAAGAGAGATATTGAGAAAGTCTTCGAAGATCTTGGAGAGGAAGAAATTGTTAATCCCAGAATAATTTATAATGATAATGAATTATTCATGCTATACTCGGATATACATTATGGCCCCTTCTCAAATACAGGTAGTAGTATGTTGCCCACTCTTCTATATGAGAAATTAAAGAACAAATACAGTTCAGTCGTGGTATTACATGGCATGGGTTCACATGATCGAAACATATCTACTTTTAAAGAAACAATTCGGTTCATAGACTATATTATTAAGAATATCGATGATACAAATAGCGAGCATATAAAGTTTCATGGTTATGAAAGGATCTCGGATGGAGAATGGGATCTATTGCTTCTAGTGTTTAACAAATTATCAATGATATTTGTTTCGAGAAGCGAAGGCATAGATGATCTTCCCTATGAATTACAAAAAGAATACGAGCTAAAAGCTGCTCAAGCAGGTTTAGGAGACCTCATTCTTATTGATTGCCATAACCATGAGTTAGAATCTAAGCCTAACATAGATGCTTTGAGAAAACTACTAGACAAAGCCATAGATAGGATAAGCGAGATCAAGGCTGATAATAATGAAAAAACGCTTATCTATAGAGCAAAGACCATCAAGATTCGATCACCGGGAGTAATAGGATCAAATATAATACTTATACAATTAGGAGATAAACCGGAAAAACTCTTATCACTAATATATATCTCTGGAAACAATATGGAGCCTGGATTAAGAGAAAAAATAAGAAAAGTTCTCAGCGAAAAATATGGGATTGATCAAAAAAGCATCGAAGTATTTACAAACGATGAACACACAGAAACGGGCATATATGCATCAACAATATACATTCCAGTCCAATATAACGATAAGCTATTAACAGCCATTCTAGAAGGATACAAGGATCTATTGGGAAAAGAATTCAAAAAAGACCTTAAATACAAAAAACTCAGTATAAAGACAAAACTAATGAAAAATACTGCTTGGAAACTATTAGAACTTGTTCATAAGCCTTTCAAACTATCCCTTATATTAGTATGGTCATATATCTTGCTCACACCATTTGTTCTCTTCTTGATTAAGGAATTGTTTATCATATGA
- a CDS encoding ATP-dependent DNA ligase → MTTQQNEQPRYEKDMPFRELADTFERIEVITSRTQMTVLLVNLFKKTPPEIIDKVVYLLQGRLWPDWKGLPELGVGEKMLVKAIALATQSRESEVESLYKSLGDLGKAAEKLKAKYEEKLKKGAMSILAFVPAKKELTVGQVYETLSRVALATGEGSRDIKLKLLAGLLSDASPKEAKYIIRFVEGRLRLGIGDATIMDALAIVYGGGAHARPIVERAYNLRADLGHIAKILATQGLEALKGIKPQVGIPIRPMLAERLNNPVEILKKVGGDSFVEYKYDGERAQIHKLGDKIWIYSRRLENITHQYPDVVDYARKYIKADEAIVEGEIVAYDPDTGELRPFQELMHRKRKHDIHIAIKEVPVKVFLFDLLYVDGEDYTLKPLPERRAKLEEIIEQTETFQIAEYIRTNDPDELEKFFFKAIEDGAEGVMIKALHKNAIYQAGTRGWLWIKYKRDYKSEMIDTVDLVIIGAFYGRGRRGGKYGALLMASYNPDKDVFESVCKVGSGFKDEDIDKLPEMLKPYIIEHKHPRVVARMKPDIWVTPALVAEIIGAELTLSPLHTCCLDAIKPGVGISIRFPRFIRWRPDKGPEDATTSQELLEMYKRQLKKLSE, encoded by the coding sequence ATGACTACACAGCAGAATGAACAGCCTAGATATGAAAAAGACATGCCATTCAGAGAACTAGCAGATACTTTTGAAAGAATAGAGGTAATCACGTCAAGAACACAAATGACTGTATTACTTGTTAACTTGTTTAAGAAGACTCCTCCAGAAATAATTGATAAAGTAGTTTATTTATTACAGGGTAGATTATGGCCGGACTGGAAAGGCTTGCCGGAGCTTGGTGTTGGAGAGAAAATGCTGGTTAAGGCTATAGCCCTTGCTACGCAGAGTAGGGAGTCAGAGGTTGAATCCCTCTATAAATCACTCGGCGATCTAGGGAAAGCGGCTGAAAAGCTTAAAGCTAAATATGAAGAAAAGTTAAAGAAAGGCGCTATGTCTATTCTGGCGTTTGTGCCTGCTAAGAAAGAATTAACAGTGGGTCAAGTCTATGAAACATTATCACGTGTAGCATTAGCTACTGGAGAGGGTAGTAGGGATATTAAATTAAAACTATTAGCCGGCCTCTTATCGGATGCTTCTCCTAAGGAGGCAAAATATATTATCAGATTTGTTGAAGGCCGTTTAAGGCTTGGTATTGGAGACGCTACTATAATGGATGCATTAGCAATAGTCTATGGCGGAGGAGCACATGCTAGACCTATTGTTGAGAGAGCTTATAATCTCAGAGCCGACCTAGGACATATTGCAAAAATACTTGCAACTCAAGGCTTAGAAGCCCTGAAAGGTATTAAGCCACAGGTAGGAATACCTATTAGGCCTATGCTTGCTGAGAGACTGAATAATCCAGTCGAGATACTGAAAAAAGTTGGTGGAGACTCTTTTGTAGAGTATAAATACGATGGTGAAAGAGCACAGATCCATAAATTGGGAGATAAAATATGGATTTATTCGCGTAGATTAGAAAATATCACTCATCAATACCCCGACGTAGTCGATTATGCGAGAAAATATATTAAGGCAGATGAAGCAATTGTTGAAGGCGAAATCGTAGCATATGATCCGGATACGGGAGAGCTTAGGCCCTTTCAGGAATTAATGCATAGAAAAAGAAAACATGACATACACATTGCTATAAAAGAGGTCCCTGTAAAAGTGTTCTTGTTTGATCTATTATATGTTGATGGAGAAGATTATACTCTAAAACCTTTACCCGAGAGACGCGCTAAGCTCGAGGAAATAATAGAGCAAACAGAAACTTTCCAGATCGCAGAATATATTAGAACCAATGATCCAGACGAGCTGGAAAAGTTCTTTTTCAAAGCAATAGAGGATGGTGCCGAAGGCGTAATGATTAAAGCTCTGCATAAAAACGCTATTTACCAAGCTGGAACTCGTGGATGGCTTTGGATAAAGTATAAGAGAGATTATAAGAGCGAAATGATCGATACCGTAGACTTAGTTATTATTGGGGCATTCTATGGTAGAGGCCGTAGAGGCGGAAAATACGGTGCACTATTAATGGCTTCTTATAATCCTGATAAAGATGTTTTTGAATCAGTTTGCAAGGTGGGTAGCGGGTTCAAAGATGAGGATATAGATAAGTTGCCGGAAATGCTGAAACCATACATAATAGAGCATAAGCATCCAAGAGTAGTAGCACGCATGAAGCCTGATATATGGGTTACACCCGCATTAGTAGCTGAGATCATAGGTGCAGAACTAACTTTATCACCTCTCCACACGTGTTGCCTAGACGCGATAAAACCTGGTGTCGGAATATCTATTAGATTCCCCAGATTCATACGGTGGAGACCAGATAAGGGACCGGAAGATGCTACTACTAGTCAAGAACTTCTAGAAATGTATAAAAGACAATTAAAGAAACTATCTGAATAA